A stretch of Lathyrus oleraceus cultivar Zhongwan6 chromosome 6, CAAS_Psat_ZW6_1.0, whole genome shotgun sequence DNA encodes these proteins:
- the LOC127091710 gene encoding magnesium-chelatase subunit ChlH, chloroplastic, producing MASLVSTPFTLPNSKAVQLSSLSQKHLFLHSFLPKKTNYYGASKASLRVKCNAIGNGLFTQTTQEVRRIVPENKQNLPTVKIVYVVLEAQYQSSVSAAVRGLNTNQKDASFEVVGYLVEELRDVSTYNCFCKDLEDANIFIGSLIFVEELALKVKAAVEKERDRLDAVLVFPSMPEVMRLNKLGSFSMSQLGQSKSPFFQLFKKKNTSSAGFADSMLKLVRTLPKVLKYLPSDKAQDARLYILSLQFWLGGSPDNLQNFFKMISGSYVPALKGAKMDYSEPVLFLDNGIWHPLAPCMYDDVKEYLNWYGTRRDANEKLKSSTAPIVGLILQRSHIVTGDDGHYVAVIMELEAKGAKVIPIFAGGLDFSGPVERFLIDPITKKPFVNSVISLTGFALVGGPARQDHPRAIEALMKLDVPYIVALPLVFQTTEEWLNSTLGLHPIQVALQVALPELDGGMEPIVFSGRDPKTGKSHALHKRVEQLCTRAIRWAELKRKTKEEKKLAITVFSFPPDKGNVGTAAYLNVFSSIFSVLKELESDGYNVEGLPETSEALIEDILHDKEAQFSSPNLNIAYKMNVREYQSLTPYSAALEENWGKAPGNLNADGENLLVYGKQYGNVFIGVQPTFGYEGDPMRLLFSKSASPHHGFAAYYSFIEKIFKADAVLHFGTHGSLEFMPGKQVGMSDVCYPDSLIGNIPNIYYYAANNPSEATIAKRRSYANTISYLTPPAENAGLYKGLKQLSELIASYQSLKDTGRGQQIVSSIISTAKQCNLDKDVDFPEEGVELPTKERDLVVGKVYAKIMEIESRLLPCGLHVIGEPPTAMEAIATLVNIAALDRAEEGISALPSILAESVGRNIEELYRASDKGILKDVELLKQITEATRGAVTSFVERTTNKKGQVVDVSNKLTSFLGFGINEPWIQFLSDTKFYRADREKLRTSFGFLGECLRLIVADNEVGSLKQALEGKYVEPGPGGDPIRNPKVLPTGKNIHALDPQSIPTTAAMQSAKIVVERLLERQKIDNGGKYPETVALVLWGTDNIKTYGESLAQVLWMIGVNPISDGLGRVNRVEPVSLEELGRPRVDVVVNCSGVFRDLFINQMNLLDRAVKMVAELDEPAEQNYVRKHAIEQAEALGVEVREAATRIFSNASGSYSSNINLAVENSSWNDEKQLQDMYLSRKSFAFDCDAPGVGMTEKRQVFEMALSTADATFQNLDSSEISLTDVSHYFDSDPTNLVQNLRKDGKKPSAYIADTTTANAQVRTLSETVRLDARTKLLNPKWYEGMLSSGYEGVREIEKRLTNTVGWSATSGQVDNWVYEEANTTFIQDEEMLKKLMSTNPNSFRKLVQTFLEANGRGYWETEEENIEKLRQLYQEVEDKIEGIDR from the exons ATGGCCTCTTTGGTATCAACACCATTTACTCTACCAAATTCTAAAGCTGTTCAACTTTCTTCACTTTCTCAAAAACATCTCTTTCTTCATTCTTTCCTTCCAAAGAAAACCAATTACTATGGTGCCTCAAAAGCCTCCTTAAGAGTGAAATGCAATGCAATTGGTAACGGTTTGTTCACTCAAACAACCCAAGAAGTTCGTAGAATAGTTCCGGAGAATAAGCAGAATTTACCAACAGTGAAAATTGTGTATGTTGTTCTTGAAGCTCAGTACCAATCATCCGTCTCTGCAGCTGTTAGAGGACTCAACACCAACCAAAAAGATGCTTCTTTTGAAGTTGTCGGTTACTTAGTCGAAGAGCTTCGTGATGTATCGACATACAATTGTTTCTGCAAGGATTTAGAAGATGCTAATATCTTCATTGGTTCTTTGATCTTCGTTGAAGAGCTTGCACTCAAAGTGAAAGCTGCTGTTGAGAAAGAAAGGGACAGACTTGATGCAGTTTTGGTGTTTCCATCAATGCCTGAAGTGATGAGGTTGAACAAATTGGGATCATTCAGCATGTCACAGCTTGGACAATCAAAGAGTCCCTTTTTCCAGCTTTTCAAGAAGAAGAATACTTCTTCTGCAGGATTTGCTGATAGCATGTTGAAGCTTGTGAGGACTTTGCCTAAGGTTTTGAAGTATTTACCAAGTGATAAAGCTCAAGATGCTAGGCTTTATATACTGAGTCTTCAGTTTTGGCTTGGTGGATCACCTGATAATTTGCAGAATTTCTTCAAGATGATTTCTGGTTCTTATGTTCCTGCATTGAAAGGTGCAAAGATGGATTATTCAGAGCCGGTTTTGTTCTTAGATAACGGAATTTGGCACCCTTTAGCACCTTGTATGTATGATGATGTGAAAGAGTATTTGAATTGGTATGGAACTAGAAGGGATGCCAATGAGAAGCTAAAGAGTTCAACTGCACCTATTGTTGGTTTGATTTTGCAAAGGAGTCATATTGTTACTGGTGATGATGGTCATTATGTTGCTGTGATTATGGAACTTGAGGCTAAAGGTGCTAAGGTTATTCCGATTTTCGCTGGGGGGTTGGACTTTTCGGGGCCGGTTGAGAGGTTCTTGATTGATCCTATTACTAAGAAACCTTTTGTGAATTCTGTGATATCTCTCACTGGCTTTGCTCTTGTTGGAGGTCCTGCTAGGCAGGATCATCCAAGAGCTATTGAAGCTTTGATGAAGCTTGATGTTCCTTATATCGTTGCATTGCCGCTGGTTTTCCAGACAACGGAAGAGTGGTTGAATAGTACTTTGGGTTTGCATCCAATTCAGGTTGCTCTTCAAGTTGCATTGCCTGAGCTAGATGGAGGAATGGAGCCAATAGTTTTCTCCGGTCGAGATCCCAAAACAG GAAAATCTCATGCTCTTCACAAGAGAGTGGAGCAGCTTTGCACCAGGGCAATCAGATGGGCTgaattgaaaagaaaaacaaag GAAGAGAAGAAACTAGCAATCACAGTCTTCAGTTTCCCACCAGACAAAGGAAATGTAGGAACCGCTGCCTACCTGAACGTTTTCTCCTCCATTTTCTCTGTTCTAAAAGAACTTGAAAGTGATGGTTATAATGTTGAGGGTCTTCCAGAGACTTCAGAAGCATTGATTGAAGATATATTGCACGACAAAGAAGCGCAATTCAGCAGCCCAAACCTTAACATAGCTTACAAAATGAATGTCCGCGAATACCAAAGTCTCACTCCCTATTCTGCAGCATTAGAAGAAAATTGGGGAAAGGCTCCTGGGAATTTGAACGCAGACGGAGAGAATCTATTGGTATATGGAAAACAATATGGTAATGTATTCATAGGTGTTCAACCTACATTTGGCTATGAAGGCGATCCTATGCGGTTGCTTTTCTCCAAATCCGCAAGCCCTCATCATGGTTTTGCAGCATATTACTCTTTTATTGAGAAAATTTTCAAAGCTGATGCTGTTCTTCATTTTGGCACACACGGTTCCCTTGAATTCATGCCTGGAAAGCAGGTAGGAATGAGTGATGTATGCTACCCCGACAGTCTTATCGGGAATATTCCCAACATCTATTACTATGCTGCAAACAATCCTTCTGAAGCTACCATAGCCAAACGCCGGAGCTATGCAAATACTATTAGCTATCTGACTCCTCCTGCAGAAAATGCAGGACTGTACAAAGGCCTTAAGCAGTTAAGTGAGCTCATTGCCTCGTACCAGTCCCTCAAAGACACCGGCCGCGGACAACAAATTGTGAGTTCGATTATCAGCACAGCTAAACAATGTAATCTTGACAAGGATGTGGATTTTCCGGAAGAGGGTGTGGAGCTCCCAACTAAAGAGCGTGATCTTGTTGTCGGGAAAGTGTATGCTAAGATCATGGAGATTGAGTCCCGCCTTTTGCCTTGTGGACTCCATGTCATTGGTGAGCCGCCCACAGCTATGGAAGCAATTGCTACATTGGTGAACATAGCTGCACTTGATCGTGCGGAAGAAGGTATTTCTGCCCTCCCTTCTATACTAGCTGAGAGTGTAGGAAGAAACatagaggaactttatagagcAAGTGACAAAGGAATATTAAAGGACGTAGAGCTTCTCAAGCAAATAACTGAAGCAACACGCGGAGCAGTTACTTCCTTTGTGGAGCGCACTACTAATAAGAAGGGTCAAGTTGTTGATGTATCTAATAAACTTACCTCATTTCTTGGATTTGGCATAAACGAACCATGGATTCAGTTCTTGTCGGACACCAAATTTTACCGAGCTGATAGGGAAAAGCTCAGAACATCGTTTGGGTTCTTGGGAGAATGTTTGAGGTTGATTGTAGCTGATAATGAAGTAGGAAGTTTAAAACAAGCCTTGGAAGGTAAGTATGTAGAGCCAGGACCTGGTGGTGACCCGATCAGAAACCCTAAAGTTTTACCAACAGGGAAGAATATTCATGCTCTTGATCCACAGTCTATTCCTACTACAGCAGCGATGCAGAGCGCCAAAATAGTTGTGGAGAGATTGCTTGAAAGGCAAAAAATTGATAATGGGGGAAAGTATCCTGAGACAGTCGCACTTGTACTGTGGGGAACTGATAATATTAAGACATATGGAGAATCCCTAGCTCAGGTTCTGTGGATGATTGGTGTGAATCCAATATCTGATGGACTCGGAAGGGTCAACCGTGTAGAACCTGTAAGTCTTGAAGAGCTCGGAAGGCCCAGGGTTGATGTCGTTGTTAATTGCTCTGGAGTATTCAGAGACCTTTTCATCAATCAG ATGAATCTTCTGGATAGAGCAGTGAAGATGGTTGCAGAATTAGACGAACCAGCGGAGCAGAACTACGTAAGGAAGCATGCAATAGAACAAGCTGAAGCTCTTGGGGTTGAAGTTCGAGAAGCAGCGACAAGGATCTTCTCCAATGCATCAGGATCCTACTCCTCAAACATTAACCTGGCTGTGGAGAATTCTTCATGGAATGATGAGAAACAGCTCCAGGACATGTACCTTAGCAGAAAGTCTTTTGCCTTTGATTGTGATGCCCCTGGTGTCGGTATGACTGAAAAAAGGCAAGTCTTTGAGATGGCTCTCAGCACAGCAGACGCCACGTTCCAAAACCTTGACTCGTCGGAAATCTCCCTCACTGATGTCAGTCATTACTTTGACTCAGACCCAACTAACCTTGTTCAGAATCTAAGGAAAGATGGGAAGAAGCCAAGTGCATATATTGCTGATACTACCACGGCTAATGCCCAG GTGCGTACCCTATCCGAGACAGTTCGACTTGATGCAAGAACCAAGCTGTTGAACCCAAAGTGGTATGAAGGCATGTTATCAAGTGGATACGAAGGTGTTCGTGAGATCGAGAAGAGGCTTACTAACACAGTTGGATGGAGTGCAACTTCTGGACAAGTCGACAACTGGGTGTATGAAGAAGCCAACACAACATTCATTCAAGATGAGGAAATGTTGAAGAAGTTGATGAGCACAAATCCTAATTCCTTCAGGAAGCTTGTGCAGACATTCTTGGAAGCCAATGGACGCGGTTATTGGGAAACTGAAGAAGAAAACATTGAGAAGCTGAGACAGTTGTACCAAGAAGTGGAAGATAAAATTGAAGGCATTGATCGGTGA
- the LOC127091711 gene encoding probable glycosyltransferase STELLO2 — protein MLVQDRFSPQKSSNLNPNSNQKPYLRTNDLPSNRFTQTKNLDFSVWVSDNLYKIVSVVLLVVTVAALFFLRNVGDTAALLCFENKARDLEKIEFPRVDWNKITPVADKASKFANFRSEKWIVVLVSDYPSDALKKLVKLKGWQVVAIGDSRTPADWSLKGAIFLSLEEQANLGFRVVDYLPYDSYVRKNVGYLFAMQHGAKKIFDADDRGEVMDGDLGKHFDVELVGEAARQEVLLQYSHDNPNRSVVNPYVHFGQRSVWPRGLPLENVGEIGHEEFYTQVFGGKQFIQQGISNGLPDVDSVFYFTRKSGLEPFDIRFDEHAPKVALPQGMMMPLNSFNTMYHSPAFWALMLPVSVSRMASDVLRGYWGQRLLWEIGGYVAVYPPTVHRYDKVEAYPFSEEKDLHVNVGRLIKYLVLWRSDKHRLFEKILDLSYAMAEEGFWTDKDVKLTAAWLQDLLAVGYQQPRLMSLELGRPRASIGHGDQREFVPQKLPSVHLGVEETGTVNYEIANLIRWRKTFGNIVLVMHCSGPVERTALEWRLLYGRIFRTVVILSEKKDVDLVVQESHLDQAYKYLPKIFDQFSSAEGFLFLQDNTILNYWNLLQADKTKLWITNKVAESWSSVLTEDNNADWLSQQASMVQKVVSTMPAHFQVNYKETSNNDKNLLLCSSEIFYVPQRLISDFVELVNLVDNLEIHQKVAIPMFFVSMDSPQNFDPILDSTIYKKNPPKNSSTIYSAKVPAVHPWSVSSEQEFIKLIRIMAEGDPLLMELV, from the exons ATGTTGGTTCAAGACCGTTTTTCACCTCAAAAATCTTCAAATCTAAATCCGAATTCAAATCAAAAGCCTTATTTGAGAACCAATGATCTTCCTTCAAACCGTTTCACCCAGACAAAGAACCTCGACTTCTCCGTATGGGTTTCCGACAATCTTTACAAGATTGTTTCAGTGGTTCTTCTCGTAGTAACCGTCGCGGCGTTATTCTTCCTTCGAAACGTCGGTGACACAGCAGCGTTACTTTGTTTTGAGAATAAGGCGCGTGATCTTGAGAAGATCGAGTTTCCGCGCGTGGATTGGAATAAAATTACTCCGGTTGCTGACAAAGCTTCGAAGTTTGCGAATTTCCGGTCTGAGAAATGGATCGTGGTTTTGGTTTCGGATTACCCGAGTGATGCTTTGAAGAAGTTGGTGAAGTTGAAAGGGTGGCAGGTTGTGGCGATTGGTGATTCGAGAACGCCGGCGGATTGGAGTTTGAAAGGTGCGATCTTTTTGTCTTTGGAGGAACAGGCTAATTTGGGGTTTAGGGTTGTGGATTACTTGCCTTATGATTCTTATGTTAGGAAGAATGTTGGGTATTTGTTTGCAATGCAACATGGTGCTAAGAAGATTTTTGATGCGGATGATAGAGGGGAAGTAATGGATGGGGATTTGGGTAAACATTTTGATGTTGAGTTGGTTGGTGAGGCTGCTAGGCAAGAGGTTTTGTTACAGTATAGTCATGATAATCCTAATCGATCCGTTGTGAATCCTTATGTTCATTTCGGACAGCGTTCCGTTTGGCCTAGAGGTTTGCCATTGGAGAATGTGGGTGAAATTGGGCATGAAGAGTTTTATACTCAGGTCTTTGGTGGGAAACAGTTCATTCAGCAGGGTATTTCCAATGGACTTCCTGATGTTGATTCTGTGTTTTATTTTACGCGGAAATCGGGTTTGGAACCGTTTGATATTCGATTCGATGAGCACGCGCCGAAGGTTGCGTTGCCGCAGGGTATGATGATGCCACTTAATTCTTTTAATACAATGTACCATTCTCCTGCGTTTTGGGCTTTGATGCTTCCGGTGTCGGTTAGTAGGATGGCTTCTGATGTTTTGAGAGGTTATTGGGGACAGAGGCTTCTTTGGGAAATTGGGGGTTATGTTGCCGTTTATCCTCCTACCGTCCATAGGTATGACAAGGTTGAGGCTTATCCCTTTTCGGAGGAGAAAGATCTTCATGTGAATGTCGGCCGTTTAATCAAGTATTTGGTTTTGTGgagatcagataagcatagatTGTTCGAAAAGATCTTGGATTTGAGTTATGCCATGGCAGAGGAGGGCTTTTGGACTGACAAGGATGTGAAACTTACCGCCGCATGGCTTCAGGACTTGCTAGCTGTTGGTTATCAGCAGCCAAGGTTAATGTCTTTAGAACTTGGTCGTCCGAGGGCAAGCATTGGTCACGGAGACCAAAGGGAGTTTGTCCCACAAAAGCTGCCGTCTGTTCATCTTGGGGTTGAAGAAACGGGAACTGTGAATTACGAGATTGCTAATTTAATCCGATGGAGAAAAACTTTTGGGAATATTGTGCTTGTCATGCATTGCAGCGGGCCTGTCGAACGTACGGCCCTTGAATGGAGGTTGCTTTATGGGAGAATATTCAGAACTGTAGTTATTTTGTCAGAAAAGAAAGATGTAGATCTTGTTGTACAGGAGAGCCATTTGGACCAAGCATACAA GTACCTGCCaaaaatatttgatcaatttaGCAGCGCGGAAGGATTTCTGTTTCTGCAGGATAATACAATTCTTAACTATTGGAACTTACTGCAAGCAGATAAAACCAAACTGTGGATCACTAATAAG GTAGCTGAGTCTTGGTCTTCTGTTTTAACCGAGGACAATAACGCTGACTGGTTATCTCAACAAGCAAGCATGGTACAGAAGGTTGTTAGCACGATGCCGGCTCACTTTCAAGTAAATTACAAAGAAACAAGTAACAATGACAAGAACCTTTTGTTATGCAGTTCTGAAATATTTTACGTTCCTCAGCGCTTGATCAGTGATTTTGTTGAGCTTGTTAACCTAGTAGACAATCTAGAGATCCATCAAAAGGTTGCAATTCCTATGTTCTTTGTCTCCATGGATTCTCCACAGAATTTTGATCCTATTCTTGATTCAACAATCTATAAGAAAAATCCTCCGAAAAATTCCTCAACTATTTATTCGGCTAAAGTCCCTGCTGTTCATCCATGGAGTGTATCAAGTGAGCAAGAATTTATTAAGCTTATCAGAATAATGGCTGAAGGGGATCCACTCCTAATGGAATTGGTTTGA